In one Deinococcus aestuarii genomic region, the following are encoded:
- the purF gene encoding amidophosphoribosyltransferase → MLFDPATDKPQDECGVFGLYSPEPNDLAWLTYLGLFALQHRGQEAAGMCVSDGEKFHVDKDLGLVTQVFDERRLDGLRLANARVSIGHVRYSTTGSNLRFNAQPLTTRTNKGILGLAHNGNFVNAREVRNAMLMEGALFQTTNDSEVMLNLIARESHMDLVEATAAAMRKLRGGYACVLMSRTQLLGFRDPHGVRPLVIGQRDDGAWVLASEPCALYAVGARLVRDVQPGELVWMDRDGLHSLMVEPKRPTPCAFEWIYFARSDGELDGVDTHASRIRMGERLARERPVEADIVVPVPDSGIGAAIGYARESGIPFDYGLYKNPYAGRTFIAPTQEARELKVKMKLSPTSAVRGKRVVLVDDSIVRGTTSRQIVNLLREAGAREVHFRVSSPPIKHPCFYGIDTAARKELVASTHTAEEIRELIGADTLAFISERGLREAVGGPGLCLACFNGEYPAGTPLLNDVDKLALEV, encoded by the coding sequence ATGCTCTTTGACCCCGCCACCGACAAGCCGCAGGACGAGTGCGGCGTCTTCGGGCTATACTCGCCCGAACCCAACGACCTCGCCTGGCTGACGTACCTCGGCCTCTTCGCCCTGCAACACCGGGGGCAGGAGGCGGCGGGCATGTGCGTCTCGGACGGCGAGAAGTTCCACGTGGACAAGGACCTGGGGCTGGTGACGCAGGTATTCGACGAGCGGCGGCTCGACGGCCTGCGCCTCGCCAACGCCCGCGTCAGCATCGGGCACGTGCGCTACTCGACGACGGGCTCGAACCTGCGCTTCAACGCCCAGCCGCTCACCACCCGCACGAACAAGGGCATCCTGGGCCTGGCGCACAACGGCAACTTCGTGAATGCCCGTGAGGTGCGCAACGCGATGCTGATGGAGGGCGCCCTCTTCCAGACCACGAACGACTCGGAGGTCATGCTCAACCTGATCGCCCGCGAGAGTCACATGGACCTCGTGGAGGCGACCGCCGCCGCCATGCGCAAGCTGCGGGGCGGGTACGCCTGCGTGCTGATGAGCCGCACCCAACTCCTCGGTTTCCGTGACCCGCACGGGGTCCGTCCTTTGGTGATCGGGCAGCGGGACGACGGGGCGTGGGTGCTCGCCTCCGAGCCGTGCGCGCTGTACGCGGTGGGCGCGCGGCTAGTACGGGACGTGCAGCCGGGTGAACTGGTGTGGATGGACAGAGACGGCCTGCACTCCCTGATGGTGGAGCCGAAGAGGCCCACGCCCTGCGCCTTCGAGTGGATCTACTTCGCGCGCAGCGACGGCGAGCTGGACGGGGTGGACACCCACGCGAGCCGCATCCGCATGGGCGAGAGGCTGGCCCGCGAGCGCCCGGTGGAGGCCGACATCGTGGTGCCCGTGCCCGACTCCGGCATCGGGGCGGCCATCGGGTACGCGCGGGAGAGCGGGATTCCCTTCGACTACGGCCTGTACAAGAACCCTTACGCGGGCCGCACCTTCATCGCCCCCACCCAGGAGGCGCGCGAGCTGAAGGTCAAGATGAAGCTCTCGCCCACCAGCGCCGTGCGGGGCAAGCGGGTCGTGCTGGTGGACGACTCCATCGTGCGCGGCACCACCAGCCGCCAGATCGTGAACCTGCTGCGCGAGGCGGGGGCGCGCGAGGTTCACTTCCGGGTGAGCAGCCCGCCCATCAAGCACCCGTGCTTCTACGGCATCGACACCGCCGCCCGCAAGGAACTCGTCGCCAGCACGCATACGGCGGAGGAGATTCGGGAATTGATCGGCGCCGATACCCTCGCCTTCATCAGCGAGCGGGGCCTACGGGAAGCCGTGGGCGGCCCCGGCCTGTGCCTGGCGTGCTTCAACGGCGAGTACCCGGCGGGAACGCCCCTGCTGAACGACGTGGACAAGCTGGCGCTAGAGGTCTGA
- a CDS encoding BrnA antitoxin family protein, with protein MFFFPRFVLRQRPRQPRQPKATHVTTLRLDEDMEKRLKHVAALKKVPYQTLLKQFVGERLYEEEKRLGVI; from the coding sequence GTGTTTTTCTTTCCCCGCTTCGTCCTCCGCCAGCGGCCCCGGCAACCGCGCCAGCCCAAAGCCACCCACGTCACCACCCTGCGCCTGGACGAGGACATGGAAAAGCGGCTCAAGCACGTCGCCGCGCTGAAAAAGGTGCCGTACCAGACGCTGCTCAAGCAGTTCGTGGGCGAGCGGCTGTATGAGGAGGAGAAGCGGTTGGGAGTGATTTAG
- a CDS encoding DUF4435 domain-containing protein encodes MAWNDFVRMNAKESRTLFVFVEGATDSAFYDFQIEKYDPSIKYEYIYCGNRDGVIATYNKVRNRTLLNSNKSIYIVDKDLHDYIGSPILNTDFFVTPTHSYENLLIDTEPLSRLWRSGIFKGRVHINYQIIKKKFIYAWRKFSLLLRRFHAVVACYKIDNNCELSRIKVKTYFKFDDNLNIFIEQDYLNKMYRRAGITNPGSLDAQCISDIEDTMKRANPKAYVRGKFELEFVRLFLDKLLEVCKLIDPNFSYRFENSDTGLVNYLALRTPLSHPFREYLDRMLV; translated from the coding sequence GTGGCATGGAACGACTTCGTAAGGATGAATGCGAAGGAAAGTAGGACACTGTTTGTATTTGTAGAAGGTGCTACTGACTCAGCATTTTATGATTTTCAAATAGAGAAGTACGATCCCTCTATAAAATACGAATACATATATTGTGGTAACAGAGATGGCGTAATAGCAACGTACAATAAGGTGAGGAATAGGACGCTTCTAAATTCTAACAAATCTATTTATATAGTTGATAAGGACCTGCACGATTATATTGGCAGTCCCATTCTTAATACTGACTTTTTTGTAACACCTACGCACTCCTACGAGAATCTGTTGATTGACACAGAGCCTCTATCAAGACTCTGGAGGAGTGGAATATTCAAAGGAAGAGTCCATATAAATTATCAAATTATTAAGAAGAAGTTCATATACGCTTGGAGGAAATTCAGTTTACTGCTACGAAGATTCCACGCTGTTGTAGCATGTTATAAAATAGATAATAATTGTGAATTGAGCAGGATAAAAGTTAAGACGTACTTTAAATTTGATGACAATTTGAATATATTCATTGAGCAGGATTATTTAAACAAAATGTATCGAAGAGCGGGGATAACCAATCCGGGTAGCCTTGATGCCCAATGCATATCAGATATTGAGGATACTATGAAAAGAGCAAACCCGAAGGCTTATGTTAGGGGAAAGTTTGAGTTGGAATTTGTGCGTCTATTTCTTGATAAGTTGCTCGAAGTTTGTAAATTGATCGACCCTAACTTTAGCTACAGATTTGAAAATAGCGATACTGGATTGGTGAATTACTTAGCACTAAGGACTCCTTTGTCACATCCCTTTCGCGAATATTTAGATAGGATGCTTGTATAA
- a CDS encoding AAA family ATPase, producing the protein MTKSQRRSGTRPVEEFYIHDLYGSRNVRIRFRESQLILVGENGRGKTTILSIFYYTITKQWHKLSNFHFSRIELKFRGRSPIVIHKERMFTDSDSEGPYDSFIHEIMNSGRYEGSTFESNVIAARDISGESGIPLTYVRDYLQRRRSTLNKSVVSDINRLIDESIDCQIVYMPTYRRIEQDIRLIFPEMSHSFSDIIQRRSPQSKNYIEFVEFGMSDVKSLLEVHSNRLGASLTEKLINLSRNYLTDIMSRNYLDITYDKNLFPMYVKMLQDMNEHVKGFVDISQIESIMSNLKSRKKLDDHEKIVMSFVSRLVDVFLQQSREAGPIYQFAELINSYFIDKFVLYNPSNYTVKFYHRKPYLPNENSMFFVSDSLVELYNKEDEIDLKDLSSGEKQIVSLFSHIYLSDRKRMFLIIDEPELSLSLPWQKKLLVDVSESGRVEGLFAVTHSPFIFDNKMDVYSHDMAEFEESNVVS; encoded by the coding sequence GTGACTAAGAGCCAAAGGCGAAGCGGAACGAGACCAGTAGAGGAATTTTATATTCATGATTTATATGGAAGTAGAAATGTTCGAATTAGATTTCGCGAATCACAACTTATCCTAGTAGGAGAAAACGGCAGAGGTAAAACCACTATTTTGTCAATCTTCTACTACACAATTACAAAGCAATGGCACAAACTGTCTAATTTTCACTTCAGTAGAATAGAGCTTAAATTTAGGGGCAGGAGCCCAATAGTAATTCATAAAGAACGAATGTTTACCGATAGTGATTCAGAGGGACCTTATGACAGTTTTATCCATGAAATAATGAATAGCGGAAGGTATGAAGGCAGCACCTTTGAGAGTAATGTGATTGCAGCTAGGGATATATCTGGGGAATCAGGTATTCCTCTAACTTATGTAAGGGATTACTTACAGAGGCGCCGCAGCACGTTAAACAAGAGCGTTGTAAGTGATATAAATAGGTTGATCGATGAGTCAATTGATTGCCAAATAGTTTATATGCCTACTTATAGACGAATAGAGCAAGACATAAGACTAATTTTTCCGGAGATGAGTCACAGTTTTAGTGATATTATACAAAGAAGGTCTCCCCAGTCAAAAAATTATATAGAGTTTGTCGAATTTGGTATGAGCGACGTCAAAAGCCTTTTGGAAGTTCATTCTAATAGACTTGGGGCCTCATTAACAGAGAAACTGATAAACCTAAGTAGAAATTATCTGACCGACATTATGTCTCGCAATTATCTAGATATCACCTATGACAAAAATCTTTTCCCTATGTACGTAAAGATGTTGCAAGACATGAACGAGCACGTGAAAGGCTTTGTGGATATAAGTCAGATAGAATCAATAATGAGTAATCTAAAATCAAGAAAAAAGCTAGACGACCACGAGAAGATAGTTATGAGTTTCGTTTCTAGGCTTGTTGATGTCTTTCTGCAACAATCTAGGGAGGCAGGACCCATTTATCAATTCGCCGAGCTTATAAATAGTTACTTTATAGATAAATTTGTTCTGTACAATCCTAGCAATTACACGGTGAAGTTCTATCATAGAAAACCGTATCTTCCTAACGAAAACTCAATGTTTTTTGTGTCCGACAGTCTTGTTGAATTATATAATAAGGAGGATGAGATTGATTTGAAAGATTTATCATCTGGTGAAAAACAAATAGTCTCTCTGTTCTCCCACATTTACCTATCCGACAGAAAGAGGATGTTTCTTATTATAGATGAGCCTGAGTTGTCGCTGTCTCTGCCGTGGCAGAAGAAGCTACTTGTGGATGTATCCGAATCTGGAAGAGTAGAGGGCCTATTTGCAGTTACGCACTCGCCATTCATTTTCGACAATAAAATGGACGTGTATTCACACGATATGGCTGAATTTGAGGAAAGTAATGTCGTTTCTTGA
- a CDS encoding type II toxin-antitoxin system PemK/MazF family toxin: protein MRLIRRGDVWLINYRPDGREGEAAQTHPGIVVTNNAANANTHLLMTVPLTSNVARLYVTNVLLPNQRTGLDHDSKAQVEATRATHVSRLIKRLGHVPDDLMAELDEKLRVHLGL from the coding sequence GTGAGGCTCATTCGGCGCGGCGATGTTTGGCTGATCAACTACCGGCCCGACGGACGGGAAGGCGAAGCAGCGCAAACACACCCTGGCATCGTCGTGACTAACAACGCTGCGAACGCCAACACACACCTGTTGATGACCGTTCCCCTGACAAGCAACGTGGCACGCTTGTATGTGACCAACGTCCTCCTGCCTAATCAGCGCACCGGGCTCGACCACGACAGCAAGGCACAGGTGGAAGCAACGCGGGCCACGCACGTCAGCCGCTTAATCAAACGGCTGGGTCATGTACCGGATGACCTGATGGCCGAGTTGGATGAAAAACTGCGAGTGCATCTGGGGCTATGA
- a CDS encoding ribbon-helix-helix domain-containing protein: MNNATRISATLPSDLAAFLDRYQETHKLGSRSAALAEAVRALRDQTLQDAYRELGEAQQSGRETYPADNLDGLENG, translated from the coding sequence ATGAATAATGCCACTCGCATCAGTGCCACCTTGCCCTCCGACCTTGCCGCTTTTCTGGATAGGTACCAGGAAACTCACAAGCTCGGGTCACGTAGCGCCGCCTTGGCTGAAGCTGTTCGCGCCCTGCGTGATCAGACCTTACAGGACGCCTACCGGGAACTTGGCGAAGCGCAACAGAGCGGACGCGAGACCTACCCCGCCGACAACCTCGACGGTTTGGAGAATGGGTGA
- a CDS encoding type II toxin-antitoxin system VapB family antitoxin, with the protein MKTAISLDDQTFAEAEALAQKLRLTRSELYRAALREFLARHSGEDVTAALDRVYGANPEQDDDFRQEAARRAFEANEW; encoded by the coding sequence ATGAAGACCGCCATTTCCCTCGACGACCAGACTTTTGCGGAGGCTGAGGCGCTGGCGCAGAAGCTGCGTCTCACCCGCAGCGAACTTTACCGGGCAGCCCTCCGCGAGTTTTTGGCTCGGCATAGTGGCGAGGACGTGACGGCAGCACTCGACCGCGTGTATGGTGCAAATCCTGAGCAGGACGATGACTTTCGGCAGGAGGCGGCGCGTCGAGCGTTCGAGGCGAACGAGTGGTGA
- a CDS encoding type II toxin-antitoxin system PemK/MazF family toxin, translating to MIARGEIWWADLGEPVGSRPAYVRPVLVVQADSFNRSRIATVIVAVMTSNLARAAAPGNVLLETNRTRLPKDSVVNVSSLVALNRAELTERVSELSVSAMQEVDAGLRLVLGL from the coding sequence GTGATCGCTCGCGGCGAAATCTGGTGGGCCGACCTGGGCGAGCCCGTCGGCAGCCGTCCAGCTTACGTCCGCCCGGTGCTGGTGGTGCAGGCCGACAGCTTCAACCGAAGTCGCATCGCCACCGTCATCGTCGCCGTCATGACGAGCAATCTTGCGCGAGCGGCTGCCCCTGGCAACGTCCTTTTAGAAACCAACCGAACGCGCCTCCCGAAAGACAGCGTGGTGAACGTGTCTAGCCTCGTTGCCCTGAACAGGGCCGAGCTGACGGAGCGGGTCTCGGAACTGAGCGTGAGCGCGATGCAGGAGGTAGACGCTGGGTTGCGGCTGGTGTTGGGCCTGTAA
- a CDS encoding YwbE family protein, translating to MTPPRSQIRPGVTVDIVQKQDQPTGRLTRGVVAQLLTRSATHPHGIKVRLTSGQVGRVQAVVGGKGQGA from the coding sequence ATGACCCCTCCCCGCTCCCAGATTCGCCCCGGTGTGACCGTGGACATCGTGCAGAAGCAGGACCAGCCCACGGGCAGGCTCACGCGCGGCGTGGTGGCGCAGCTTCTCACCCGGTCGGCCACCCACCCGCACGGCATCAAGGTCCGCCTCACGAGCGGGCAGGTGGGCCGCGTGCAGGCGGTGGTCGGGGGGAAGGGGCAGGGGGCTTGA
- a CDS encoding Rho termination factor N-terminal domain-containing protein, translated as MPEAWSDRDERQYAHVKESELARGEPEDRAEEIAARTVNKHRRQEGRTPNKRTQGTGNPNARLSDLTRDELYNRAREKGIKGRSGMSKAELVAALG; from the coding sequence ATGCCCGAAGCCTGGAGCGACAGGGACGAGCGGCAGTACGCACACGTCAAGGAGAGCGAACTCGCACGCGGCGAGCCGGAAGACCGTGCCGAGGAGATCGCCGCCCGCACGGTGAACAAGCACCGCCGCCAGGAGGGCCGCACGCCCAACAAGCGGACCCAGGGCACGGGCAACCCGAACGCCCGGCTCTCCGACCTCACCCGCGACGAGCTGTACAACCGCGCCAGGGAAAAGGGCATCAAGGGCCGCAGCGGCATGAGCAAGGCCGAACTGGTCGCGGCGCTGGGCTGA
- a CDS encoding AfsR/SARP family transcriptional regulator: MTAPAPISAALFLHTLGDSVVTLDGQPLTWPAHSAEELLWYLHAHEGGAYRADVLAELWGLEDTPAAANRFRVALCRLRATLGSADAVTEVRGRYALHPAILAQSDTAALHAGLLGARFARDDAEREEALRRALAVADGDYLPGVRGDWADAARAHHRAARVRAYVALATLHCARRECPLAALALTRAVECDPLIGEDHHQRLMTCLAATRGKYEAVEHYRRYCRYLREEVGDTPMSETACLAERIKQGEVPCADTMLAAPATGSLPFLGR, from the coding sequence ATGACCGCTCCCGCTCCCATTTCCGCCGCCCTCTTTCTCCACACGCTCGGAGACAGCGTGGTCACGCTGGACGGGCAGCCGCTGACGTGGCCCGCCCACAGCGCGGAGGAGTTGCTGTGGTACCTCCACGCGCACGAGGGCGGGGCGTACCGGGCGGACGTGCTCGCGGAGTTGTGGGGGCTGGAGGACACGCCCGCCGCCGCGAACCGCTTCCGGGTGGCGCTGTGCCGGTTGCGGGCGACGCTGGGAAGCGCGGACGCGGTGACGGAGGTGCGCGGACGCTACGCCCTGCACCCGGCGATCCTGGCCCAGAGCGACACCGCCGCCCTGCACGCGGGGCTGTTGGGCGCCCGCTTCGCCCGGGACGACGCCGAGCGCGAGGAAGCCCTGCGGCGGGCGCTGGCGGTGGCAGACGGGGACTACCTGCCGGGCGTGCGCGGCGACTGGGCCGACGCGGCGCGGGCGCACCACCGGGCGGCGCGGGTGCGGGCGTACGTGGCCCTCGCCACGCTCCACTGCGCGCGGCGCGAATGCCCGCTGGCGGCGCTGGCCCTGACCCGCGCGGTGGAGTGCGACCCCCTGATCGGCGAGGACCACCACCAGCGCCTGATGACCTGCCTCGCCGCCACGCGCGGCAAGTACGAGGCCGTCGAGCACTACCGCCGCTACTGCCGCTACCTGCGCGAGGAGGTGGGCGACACCCCCATGTCCGAGACCGCCTGCCTCGCCGAGCGCATCAAGCAGGGCGAGGTCCCCTGCGCCGACACCATGCTCGCGGCCCCGGCGACCGGTTCCCTTCCCTTCCTGGGGAGATAG
- a CDS encoding CBS domain-containing protein, producing MHVARLMSRSPVTVSPDASVPEAALLMRQRGIRRLPVLEEGRLVGIVTDRDLREAMPGRTTTLSMWEATTRLAAITVGEVMRRGVVTTHPEADARDAAYTLLRHKIGGMPVVDDAGTLVGVITVTDLLHDYARTPEPGTNAPVEGDAVGEEARA from the coding sequence ATGCATGTCGCCCGGCTGATGTCCCGCTCCCCCGTGACCGTCTCGCCCGACGCCAGCGTTCCCGAGGCCGCCCTGCTGATGCGCCAGCGGGGGATTCGCCGCCTCCCTGTGCTCGAAGAAGGCAGGCTGGTCGGCATCGTGACCGACCGCGACCTGCGCGAGGCGATGCCGGGCCGCACGACCACCCTCAGCATGTGGGAGGCGACCACCCGCCTCGCCGCGATCACCGTGGGGGAGGTCATGCGCCGGGGTGTGGTCACCACCCACCCGGAAGCCGACGCGCGGGACGCCGCCTACACCCTGTTGCGGCACAAGATCGGCGGAATGCCCGTGGTGGACGACGCCGGAACGCTGGTCGGCGTGATCACCGTGACCGACCTGCTGCACGACTACGCCCGCACGCCGGAGCCGGGGACGAACGCGCCCGTCGAGGGTGACGCGGTGGGCGAGGAGGCCCGCGCGTGA
- a CDS encoding cytochrome c oxidase subunit II, with the protein MAAPDRPARRLDHHTLALYEHIWLGIAVVLLLLLFASVFGSMITGTFPLLRSTGGGHASGVSSGRLDPNNLAATPFAQPGLRQNADGTLEAFVVARAFNFEPAVLRVPAGQPVTIHVTSADVVHGYNVTGTNINAEILPGHVASFTLTFRRPGEQHAICNEYCGIGHQSMINRVIVDPPAALTRP; encoded by the coding sequence GTGGCGGCTCCTGATCGGCCCGCGCGGCGGCTCGACCACCACACCCTCGCCCTGTACGAGCACATCTGGCTGGGCATCGCCGTCGTGCTGCTGCTGCTGCTCTTCGCCAGCGTGTTCGGCAGCATGATCACGGGCACCTTCCCCCTGCTGCGGAGTACGGGCGGCGGGCACGCGAGCGGGGTGAGCAGCGGGCGGCTCGATCCGAACAACCTCGCCGCTACGCCCTTCGCCCAACCCGGGCTGCGGCAGAACGCGGACGGCACCCTCGAAGCCTTTGTGGTCGCCCGCGCCTTCAACTTCGAGCCCGCCGTGCTGCGCGTGCCCGCCGGGCAGCCCGTGACCATTCACGTGACCTCCGCCGACGTGGTGCACGGGTACAACGTGACGGGCACGAACATCAACGCCGAGATTCTGCCCGGGCACGTGGCGAGCTTCACCCTCACCTTCCGCCGCCCCGGCGAGCAGCACGCGATCTGCAACGAGTACTGCGGCATCGGCCACCAGAGCATGATCAACCGCGTGATCGTGGACCCGCCCGCCGCGCTGACCCGGCCCTAG
- a CDS encoding b(o/a)3-type cytochrome-c oxidase subunit 1, whose amino-acid sequence MTTPPLRPSVPLVSGPRVDASPDAAYLASLKKVTQYYVVTGFLALLIGILLGPLQALNYAGINVYDSPLLKALIKSYYQGLTLHGVLNALVFTQFFISGWMLYLPVRDLGARINLRFAWFTYLLMTAGLLTAAVPLLTNDATVLYTFYPPLEGSPLFYIGAGVMVGSSLLVAGQVVHMWWRWKRENPGRVTPLVAFGSVATWLMWSIAALGIVVEVVVLLIPWSLGLTSGVDPLLARTLFWWTGHPIVYFWVLPAYISWYAFLPRQAGGRIASEPLARLAFVLFLIFSVPVGLHHQYADPNISNTWKSIHMLLTFLVAVPSLLTAFSVAASLEDGARARGGRGLVGWIGRLPWGNASFSAQVLAMTSFIFGGAGGIVNASLAFGPVVHNTAWIPGHFHITVGTATTLTFMGVAFWFVPHLTGKRLFGPRLASWSVWLWFVGMMLFAVGMHWQGLLGVPRRSQMSTTAQDVYREMNLAIPQALTGLSGVVLLVGGLLFFWVLFRTLLSRRVQDGDAVPIPSSEAISPAGEDLKTASLLVRRTEPLLAIAVFAFFLVLLVYLPVLGPMIADAQLVPGMRLW is encoded by the coding sequence GTGACCACCCCACCCCTCCGGCCCTCCGTGCCGCTGGTGTCCGGCCCCCGTGTGGACGCCTCACCGGACGCGGCTTACCTCGCCAGCCTGAAGAAAGTCACCCAGTATTACGTCGTGACGGGTTTTCTGGCCCTCCTGATCGGGATTCTCCTCGGCCCGCTCCAGGCGCTGAACTACGCGGGCATCAACGTCTACGACTCTCCGCTCCTCAAGGCGCTGATCAAGTCGTACTACCAGGGGCTGACCCTGCACGGCGTTCTGAACGCCCTCGTCTTCACCCAGTTCTTCATCAGCGGCTGGATGCTGTACCTCCCTGTGCGTGACCTGGGCGCGCGGATCAACCTGCGCTTCGCCTGGTTCACCTACCTCCTGATGACCGCCGGGCTGCTCACCGCCGCCGTGCCGCTGCTGACGAACGACGCGACGGTGCTCTACACCTTCTACCCGCCGCTGGAGGGCAGCCCCCTCTTCTACATCGGCGCGGGGGTGATGGTGGGCTCCAGCCTGCTCGTTGCGGGGCAGGTCGTCCATATGTGGTGGCGCTGGAAGCGGGAGAACCCGGGCCGGGTCACGCCACTCGTCGCGTTCGGCAGCGTCGCCACCTGGCTGATGTGGTCCATCGCGGCGCTCGGGATCGTGGTCGAGGTGGTCGTGCTGCTGATTCCCTGGTCGCTGGGGCTGACTTCCGGGGTGGACCCGCTGCTCGCGCGCACCCTCTTCTGGTGGACGGGGCACCCCATCGTCTACTTCTGGGTGCTGCCCGCCTATATCTCGTGGTACGCCTTCTTGCCGCGTCAGGCGGGGGGCCGCATCGCCTCCGAGCCGCTCGCCCGGCTGGCCTTCGTGCTGTTCCTGATCTTCAGCGTGCCGGTGGGGCTGCACCACCAGTACGCCGACCCCAACATCTCGAACACCTGGAAGAGCATCCATATGCTCCTGACCTTCCTGGTCGCCGTGCCCAGCCTGCTGACCGCCTTCAGCGTGGCGGCGAGCCTGGAGGACGGGGCGCGGGCGCGGGGGGGCCGGGGGCTGGTGGGCTGGATAGGCCGCCTCCCCTGGGGCAACGCCTCTTTCAGCGCGCAGGTGCTCGCCATGACCTCCTTCATCTTCGGGGGGGCGGGCGGGATCGTGAACGCGAGCCTGGCCTTCGGGCCGGTCGTGCACAACACCGCCTGGATTCCCGGGCACTTCCACATCACGGTGGGCACGGCGACGACGCTGACCTTCATGGGGGTGGCCTTCTGGTTCGTTCCGCACCTGACGGGTAAACGGCTCTTCGGCCCGCGCCTGGCCTCGTGGTCGGTGTGGCTGTGGTTCGTGGGGATGATGCTCTTCGCGGTCGGGATGCACTGGCAGGGCCTGCTGGGGGTGCCGCGCCGCTCGCAGATGAGCACGACCGCGCAGGACGTGTACCGCGAGATGAACCTGGCGATCCCGCAGGCGCTGACAGGCCTGAGCGGCGTCGTGCTGCTCGTCGGCGGGCTGCTGTTCTTCTGGGTGCTCTTCCGCACGCTGCTCTCGAGGCGGGTGCAGGACGGGGACGCGGTGCCCATCCCCTCCAGCGAGGCGATCAGCCCGGCGGGGGAAGACCTGAAGACGGCCAGCCTGCTCGTCCGGCGCACCGAGCCGCTGCTCGCCATAGCCGTCTTCGCCTTCTTCCTCGTGCTGCTGGTGTATCTGCCCGTCCTCGGCCCGATGATCGCGGACGCGCAGCTCGTCCCCGGAATGAGGCTGTGGTGA
- a CDS encoding c-type cytochrome, whose protein sequence is MSDDRFFTGREIAAALTFVVLGTLIGVTSYRAGLNIAGEGAGAVVAASTTPAPPNGQTLYAGNCAGCHGAQAQGGVGPGLAETKGWSLADFGQAVLHGQAPGGRTLAPVMPRFADTGLDGAPPTDDQIKVLHEYLKGL, encoded by the coding sequence GTGAGTGACGACCGTTTCTTCACCGGGCGCGAGATCGCCGCCGCCCTGACCTTCGTGGTGCTGGGCACGCTCATCGGGGTGACCTCATACCGCGCCGGGCTGAACATCGCGGGCGAGGGCGCGGGGGCCGTGGTTGCCGCCTCCACCACCCCCGCCCCGCCCAACGGGCAGACGCTGTACGCCGGGAACTGCGCCGGGTGCCACGGGGCCCAGGCCCAGGGCGGGGTCGGCCCCGGCCTCGCGGAGACGAAGGGGTGGTCGCTCGCGGACTTCGGTCAGGCCGTGTTGCACGGGCAGGCGCCGGGCGGGCGAACCCTCGCGCCCGTGATGCCGCGCTTCGCGGACACCGGGCTGGACGGGGCGCCCCCGACCGACGACCAGATCAAGGTATTGCATGAGTACCTCAAGGGCTTGTAA